One stretch of bacterium DNA includes these proteins:
- a CDS encoding prepilin-type N-terminal cleavage/methylation domain-containing protein yields the protein MMGCKVMLRDFSGKGFTLIEMVVVIAIIALLAGVITPLVFNVLDDANESTTREEMAHIREAAVNYYRDVNQWPPTRVSDGSNVYSGLKMLAATKTSYGYLLPCDSSGQSYLYAVPVPSYDASTGMGWNGPYATTESETDGGLYADSWSNEYAYMSYSGYYVVYIDPDSDSPMQGEAGGGYISVPIQPARVFIASKGRDQRHTDVVPSSTPKMKSDSELYPENGDDIVLLIAGTDYGKSWWYPIAATEAYK from the coding sequence ATGATGGGATGTAAGGTTATGCTGCGAGATTTTAGCGGAAAAGGTTTCACACTGATCGAGATGGTCGTTGTGATAGCGATCATAGCGCTCTTGGCTGGCGTCATAACGCCACTGGTTTTCAACGTTTTGGACGATGCGAACGAGTCGACCACGCGAGAGGAGATGGCGCACATTCGGGAAGCGGCCGTGAATTATTACCGGGATGTGAACCAGTGGCCTCCGACGCGGGTGTCTGACGGGAGTAATGTCTATTCTGGCTTGAAGATGCTTGCGGCGACTAAGACGAGCTATGGTTACTTGCTGCCATGCGACAGCAGCGGGCAGTCGTATTTGTATGCTGTTCCGGTGCCGAGCTACGACGCATCGACCGGGATGGGCTGGAACGGGCCGTATGCGACTACTGAGTCAGAGACAGATGGTGGTCTTTACGCAGACAGTTGGAGCAACGAGTACGCGTATATGTCCTACTCGGGCTACTATGTGGTTTATATTGATCCTGATTCGGACAGTCCGATGCAGGGCGAGGCGGGTGGGGGATATATAAGCGTTCCCATCCAGCCGGCAAGGGTTTTCATAGCAAGTAAGGGACGGGATCAGCGGCATACCGATGTTGTTCCGAGCAGCACGCCGAAGATGAAGAGCGATAGCGAGCTATATCCTGAGAACGGCGACGACATAGTGCTGTTGATAGCTGGCACAGATTACGGGAAGAGTTGGTGGTACCCGATTGCCGCAACTGAGGCATATAAGTAG
- a CDS encoding type II secretion system F family protein gives MPVFSYKARDASGRETEGVLEAENSGVLVERLGELGYVVTKVSKGHGKDAKKRKAQKVKVKARDLITFTIHLGTVISAGVPLLTGLQDLTRETEKPGFKRIIHDITSQVENGAMLADAMSVHPTVFNQLYVSMVRAGEATGRIDEVLERLVPYLEWQEELKGQIREALAYPVVILFVVTAVVVFLLVFPIPRFAKIFSKFDVELPLPTRIVIGISGFMVHYGFYLIIALIGLFIAFRIVIKRSKSGRRIWDAFKLKLPLFGTLIRKVALSRFSHTMSSLYRAGVEITECLRIVEQVIGNVILGRVIREAHDRIRAGGSMPEALAESGEFPSLVLRMLAIGDETGELDMTLEKVSDYYDKEVPYTIRRIFAIAEPLMIVSMGLIVGTVALSVFLPLYGMIAFIKK, from the coding sequence TTGCCCGTATTTTCGTATAAGGCGAGAGATGCTTCGGGCCGCGAGACAGAAGGCGTCCTGGAGGCAGAGAACTCAGGGGTTCTAGTAGAGCGGCTAGGTGAGCTTGGCTACGTAGTTACGAAAGTATCGAAGGGACATGGCAAAGATGCCAAGAAGCGCAAGGCCCAAAAAGTTAAGGTTAAGGCGCGAGACCTGATCACGTTCACTATCCACCTTGGGACGGTTATCTCGGCTGGGGTGCCTCTTCTCACGGGTTTGCAGGACTTAACGCGTGAGACCGAGAAGCCGGGTTTCAAGCGGATCATTCACGATATAACAAGCCAGGTAGAGAACGGCGCTATGCTGGCAGATGCGATGTCAGTCCATCCCACAGTGTTCAACCAGCTTTACGTCAGCATGGTGCGCGCGGGCGAGGCGACGGGTCGTATTGACGAGGTTCTTGAGAGGCTTGTGCCATATCTGGAGTGGCAGGAGGAGCTGAAAGGGCAGATTCGCGAGGCACTGGCCTATCCTGTGGTTATCTTGTTCGTTGTCACTGCCGTGGTCGTGTTTCTGTTGGTTTTTCCGATACCGCGGTTCGCGAAGATTTTCAGTAAGTTTGATGTGGAGCTGCCGCTTCCGACGCGGATCGTTATCGGCATAAGCGGTTTTATGGTTCACTACGGGTTTTATCTTATTATTGCGCTGATAGGGCTATTCATAGCTTTCCGTATAGTGATCAAGAGGAGCAAAAGCGGCCGTAGAATCTGGGATGCGTTCAAGCTGAAGCTGCCGCTGTTTGGGACGCTAATAAGAAAAGTTGCGCTCTCCAGGTTTTCCCATACAATGTCGTCGTTGTATCGTGCAGGTGTTGAGATTACGGAGTGTCTAAGGATCGTCGAGCAAGTCATCGGCAATGTGATTTTGGGCCGGGTCATAAGAGAGGCACACGACAGAATTCGCGCCGGTGGGTCCATGCCCGAGGCGCTTGCGGAGAGCGGGGAGTTCCCTTCGCTGGTTTTGCGGATGCTGGCGATTGGTGACGAGACTGGGGAGCTCGACATGACTTTGGAGAAGGTGAGCGATTACTACGACAAGGAGGTTCCCTACACAATCAGGCGGATTTTCGCGATAGCCGAGCCGCTGATGATCGTGTCAATGGGTTTGATCGTGGGGACGGTTGCGCTGTCGGTGTTCTTGCCTCTTTATGGAATGATCGCATTCATCAAGAAATAG
- a CDS encoding ATPase, T2SS/T4P/T4SS family, protein MALLGEKLREIGLIDDQQLELALSEQKRTGELLGQILFDLGFISEDDLVNALSGEGGRSEIDLSAADIGEDVLKLVPTDFCKAHSILPLSKDDFTLTVAMVNAYDVNIIDGLERRTGLQIRPVAVTEQDLEKALDKFYGSDEDVEDIIDEGMKMAEDTMRRRGEAGLGEIEEAASQAPIIKLVDRIIVQAVHERCTDIHFEPDEKLMRVRYRIDGILHQRKTIPLDLRESIISRIKIMADLNIAERRIPQDGKIGFSVGKRKIDIRVSVFPTVTGENAVLRLLDRATLQLDLVKLGFPEHERNEFEALLDMPYGIILVTGPTGSGKTTTLYSAISHVNTLERKVVTLEDPVEYQLPIIQQSEINPKAGFTFGLGLRSMLRQDPDVILVGEIRDDETAELAVRAALTGHLVLSTLHTNDAAGALPRLTDMGIEPFLVSSSILGIMAQRLVRLICPNCKEAYEPSEQDLRLLSLHKEAVEGTLGLDALESIVQDKEAIQRKDQVLTLYRGKGCSYCNHTGYKGRIAIFEMIVMNKKMQAMAEQRASIEDIRRAARKFGMHSMFTDGMNKVLNGITTIDEVRRVTLLSAEVEF, encoded by the coding sequence ATGGCGCTGTTAGGGGAGAAGCTAAGAGAGATTGGTCTAATAGATGACCAGCAGCTTGAGTTGGCTCTGAGTGAACAGAAGCGAACAGGGGAGCTGCTTGGTCAGATATTATTCGACCTTGGGTTCATTTCGGAGGACGACCTTGTCAACGCGCTTTCTGGCGAGGGAGGTCGCTCCGAGATCGATCTAAGCGCGGCAGATATCGGAGAGGACGTGCTCAAACTGGTGCCGACCGATTTCTGCAAAGCGCATAGCATATTGCCTCTTTCGAAAGATGATTTCACACTGACCGTTGCGATGGTGAACGCGTATGACGTGAACATTATTGACGGGTTGGAGCGTCGGACCGGCTTGCAGATTCGTCCTGTGGCGGTAACGGAGCAAGATTTGGAGAAGGCGCTCGATAAGTTCTACGGCAGCGATGAGGACGTAGAGGATATTATTGATGAAGGCATGAAAATGGCCGAAGATACGATGAGGCGGCGTGGCGAGGCTGGCCTTGGAGAGATCGAAGAGGCCGCTTCGCAGGCACCGATCATCAAGTTAGTAGATAGGATTATAGTCCAGGCCGTTCATGAGCGCTGCACTGATATTCATTTTGAGCCTGACGAGAAGCTGATGCGTGTTCGGTATAGGATTGACGGGATTTTGCACCAGAGAAAGACTATACCGTTGGACTTAAGGGAGTCTATCATTTCGAGAATCAAGATCATGGCGGACTTGAATATTGCCGAGCGTCGTATTCCTCAGGACGGCAAGATCGGGTTCTCGGTGGGGAAGCGGAAGATCGACATCCGGGTGAGCGTATTTCCCACGGTAACCGGTGAGAACGCGGTTTTGAGGCTGCTTGACCGGGCAACGCTGCAGCTTGATTTAGTGAAGCTGGGGTTTCCTGAACACGAGCGGAACGAGTTCGAGGCGCTGCTAGATATGCCTTATGGGATTATCCTCGTTACAGGCCCCACGGGAAGTGGGAAAACTACAACCCTTTATTCGGCCATTTCCCACGTGAATACGCTTGAGAGGAAGGTTGTTACGCTTGAGGACCCGGTCGAATACCAGCTTCCGATAATCCAGCAGTCGGAGATCAACCCCAAAGCAGGCTTCACGTTTGGCTTGGGCTTGCGTTCAATGCTTCGGCAGGACCCTGACGTTATTCTGGTCGGAGAGATCAGAGACGATGAGACAGCGGAGCTTGCCGTGCGTGCGGCTCTTACAGGCCACTTGGTGCTGTCCACGTTGCACACGAACGATGCGGCTGGCGCTTTGCCGAGGCTGACGGATATGGGGATCGAGCCGTTTCTTGTTTCGTCGTCAATTCTCGGGATCATGGCCCAGCGCTTGGTGCGGCTGATATGTCCCAACTGCAAGGAGGCGTATGAGCCTAGTGAGCAGGATTTGAGGCTGCTTTCGCTTCACAAGGAGGCCGTAGAGGGGACACTCGGGCTGGACGCGCTTGAATCGATCGTTCAGGACAAGGAGGCCATCCAGCGGAAGGATCAGGTGTTGACGCTTTATCGAGGCAAGGGCTGCAGCTACTGTAACCACACAGGATACAAGGGCCGGATAGCCATATTTGAGATGATCGTTATGAACAAGAAAATGCAGGCTATGGCGGAGCAGCGTGCGTCGATCGAGGACATCAGGCGAGCAGCGAGGAAGTTCGGGATGCACTCGATGTTTACGGATGGGATGAACAAGGTTCTGAATGGAATAACGACCATTGATGAGGTTCGTAGAGTTACTCTGCTTTCGGCAGAGGTAGAGTTCTAA
- a CDS encoding prepilin-type N-terminal cleavage/methylation domain-containing protein produces the protein MMNKKGFTLIEVVVVVAIIALLAGILTPLIFKYIDEANQTRALGDCRNISTALLLFHKDTGTWPYFSQYQTEADIDYLYGNMGDMPRFEGDAQSSWGNTSDDMYFHLVTNGNPDQNTYIYRYKRAATEGGFMSHGWNGPYLPYVTDDPWAYKYVVSVGAFDYGPSSQQKTGTRSNVWCLSAGPDFAVQTPIWATETHFDDIGYRTM, from the coding sequence ATGATGAACAAGAAGGGATTTACCCTTATCGAGGTCGTTGTGGTTGTCGCCATTATCGCCTTGCTAGCTGGTATCCTGACCCCGTTGATCTTTAAGTATATCGACGAGGCAAACCAGACCAGAGCGCTTGGTGACTGCCGCAACATTTCAACCGCGCTTTTGCTGTTCCACAAGGATACGGGAACTTGGCCGTATTTCTCGCAGTATCAGACGGAGGCGGATATCGATTACCTTTATGGGAATATGGGCGACATGCCGCGTTTCGAGGGGGACGCTCAGTCCTCTTGGGGCAATACGTCCGATGACATGTATTTCCATTTGGTAACCAACGGTAATCCGGATCAGAATACCTATATTTATAGGTATAAGAGAGCGGCGACCGAGGGTGGCTTTATGTCTCACGGTTGGAATGGACCTTATTTGCCCTACGTGACCGACGATCCTTGGGCTTACAAGTATGTCGTGTCAGTTGGGGCGTTCGATTACGGGCCGTCTAGCCAGCAGAAAACAGGCACGCGCAGCAACGTTTGGTGTTTGAGCGCTGGCCCGGACTTTGCGGTCCAAACGCCGATTTGGGCAACGGAGACACATTTTGACGACATTGGTTACCGCACCATGTAA
- a CDS encoding hydrolase yields the protein MNNQNSFNTKPQPSQDQILVMIIDHQEKLLPHILGHESILQKVSRLLKFCSLLSLPITATEQYPAGLGPTVAPIADLLTGHVSTFHKTTFSCMKDERISQHLSGSGRRCVVISGIETHICVQQTVCDLLAASYCVHVLADCVGSRSELDHDTGLERMRNAGATVSTLEAFMFEVLGSCKHPLFKRFLSEIMK from the coding sequence ATGAACAACCAAAACTCATTCAATACTAAACCTCAACCCAGCCAAGACCAGATTCTGGTTATGATCATAGACCATCAGGAAAAACTCCTCCCACACATACTAGGACATGAGAGCATCCTGCAAAAGGTCTCCAGGCTACTCAAGTTCTGTAGCCTGCTGTCGCTTCCGATCACTGCTACTGAGCAATACCCGGCCGGGCTCGGCCCCACCGTGGCGCCGATCGCAGACCTTTTGACCGGCCACGTCTCGACCTTCCATAAGACCACCTTTTCGTGCATGAAGGACGAGCGTATCTCACAGCACCTAAGCGGCTCCGGCCGGCGTTGCGTGGTCATTTCTGGCATCGAGACTCACATCTGTGTCCAGCAAACTGTCTGTGACTTGCTCGCCGCATCATACTGCGTCCACGTTCTCGCAGATTGCGTTGGCTCTAGGTCAGAACTTGACCACGATACAGGCCTTGAGAGGATGCGGAATGCGGGGGCGACCGTATCCACGCTCGAGGCGTTCATGTTTGAGGTCCTCGGTTCATGTAAGCACCCGCTCTTCAAACGATTCCTTAGCGAGATTATGAAGTAG
- the secA gene encoding preprotein translocase subunit SecA — MFSAILSKVFGTRNERVLKRMSQALDEINSLEEGISQLLDSELMAKTDAFRGRLGDGETLDDILPEAFAVVREAAKRTVSMRHFDMQMIGGIVLHQGKIAEMATGEGKTLVATLAAYLNALTDRGVHIVTVNDYLARRDAVWMGPVYESLGLSVAALQNDMEYKDRLAAYQSDIIYGTNSEFGFDYLRDNMRHDVSEFVQRGHNFAIVDEVDSILIDEARTPLIISGPSEESTTGYYEADRVVRRLHKDRDFEVDEKARSITLTEAGIKSIETQLGIDNLYAPEKMDFLSYINQALKSRFLFKRDVDYVVKDGKVIIVDEFTGRIMPGRRYSDGLHQALEAKEGVRVESENQTLASVTIQNYFRMYEKLSGMTGTADTEASEFYKIYKLEVVVIPTNRPLVRDSQPDAIYLTEGEKFEAVVESIEGLHENGRPVLVGTTSVDKSERLSRMLKKRGIKHSVLNAKHHEKEAEIVAEAGQKGAVMIATNMAGRGTDIVLGEGVAEFGGLHVLGTERHEARRIDNQLRGRAGRQGDPGSSKFFLSLEDDLLRIFGADRIKSLLLRLKVEPGERLEHPLLTRAIETAQKRVEAQNFEIRKHLLEYDDVMNRQREIVYDLRRRILLGKAEEEFMDFAEESVDDILAKHADRKKDPEEWDVRALVGAMRGSLGIDLTGELDPAKYDYEDFREILIKTVRNGFRQKEKEIGREELGVLCRLIMLRVIDRDFKNHLLGIDHIREGIGLRGYAQVDPLVEYKRESFDLFERLMSGIARSSVFYVMTLQMAPETGRRPSRRPARRPVQTSDVSPKGQEGASKKQLVRMQKQHGKIGRNDPCPCGSGKKYKKCCGRDGEPPAA; from the coding sequence ATGTTTAGCGCCATTTTAAGCAAAGTTTTCGGGACTCGGAACGAGCGGGTCCTGAAGCGGATGTCCCAGGCTTTGGACGAGATCAATTCTCTGGAGGAGGGTATCTCGCAGCTTTTGGACAGTGAGCTGATGGCGAAGACGGATGCGTTTCGTGGCCGGCTGGGTGATGGCGAGACGCTCGATGACATCTTGCCGGAGGCTTTCGCCGTCGTCAGGGAGGCGGCGAAGCGGACGGTGAGTATGCGCCATTTTGACATGCAGATGATCGGCGGGATTGTGCTTCATCAGGGCAAGATAGCGGAGATGGCGACCGGGGAGGGCAAGACGCTCGTGGCGACGCTCGCAGCGTATCTGAACGCACTTACTGACAGGGGCGTGCATATCGTTACGGTGAATGACTACCTTGCGAGAAGGGACGCGGTCTGGATGGGCCCGGTTTATGAGTCGCTAGGGCTTTCGGTCGCTGCGCTTCAGAACGATATGGAGTATAAGGATCGTTTGGCCGCCTACCAATCCGACATTATTTACGGGACGAACAGCGAGTTTGGGTTCGACTATCTGCGGGACAACATGCGGCACGACGTGAGTGAGTTTGTCCAGCGAGGCCACAACTTCGCGATCGTGGATGAGGTGGACAGCATCCTGATAGACGAGGCGCGAACGCCGCTCATTATCTCTGGGCCATCAGAGGAATCGACCACAGGATACTACGAGGCGGACCGGGTCGTTCGTCGTCTGCACAAGGACCGGGACTTCGAGGTTGACGAGAAGGCTCGGAGTATAACGCTGACGGAGGCAGGGATAAAGTCGATAGAGACGCAGCTTGGGATCGATAACCTGTATGCGCCGGAGAAGATGGATTTTCTTTCGTATATCAACCAGGCGCTTAAGTCACGGTTTTTATTCAAGCGAGACGTTGACTACGTGGTGAAGGATGGAAAGGTCATCATAGTTGACGAGTTCACGGGCCGGATCATGCCTGGCCGGCGGTATTCGGACGGTCTTCATCAGGCATTGGAGGCGAAGGAGGGCGTTCGCGTTGAGAGCGAGAACCAGACTCTGGCGAGCGTCACGATCCAGAACTATTTCCGGATGTATGAAAAGCTTTCTGGGATGACGGGGACCGCCGACACTGAGGCGTCGGAGTTTTACAAGATATACAAGCTCGAGGTTGTGGTGATTCCTACGAATAGGCCTCTGGTCAGGGACAGTCAGCCGGACGCGATTTATTTGACGGAGGGGGAGAAGTTCGAGGCGGTCGTGGAGTCGATAGAGGGGCTTCATGAGAACGGTCGGCCTGTTCTTGTTGGGACGACTTCGGTGGACAAATCGGAGCGGTTGAGCCGGATGTTGAAGAAGCGGGGGATCAAGCACTCGGTGCTGAACGCGAAGCACCACGAGAAGGAGGCTGAGATTGTTGCCGAAGCAGGCCAAAAGGGGGCGGTAATGATAGCGACGAACATGGCGGGCCGGGGCACGGACATCGTGTTGGGCGAGGGAGTGGCTGAGTTTGGCGGGCTTCACGTGCTCGGGACTGAGCGGCACGAGGCACGGCGCATCGACAATCAGCTGCGTGGTCGAGCTGGTCGTCAGGGGGACCCGGGCTCCTCGAAGTTCTTTCTGTCGCTTGAGGACGATCTCCTCAGGATATTCGGCGCAGACCGCATCAAGTCGCTGTTGCTGCGGCTGAAGGTTGAGCCCGGCGAGCGGCTGGAGCATCCGTTGCTGACGAGGGCGATTGAGACAGCTCAGAAGCGGGTCGAGGCGCAGAACTTTGAGATAAGAAAGCATCTTCTGGAGTATGACGATGTCATGAACCGTCAACGTGAGATCGTATATGATCTGCGGCGGCGAATCCTTCTTGGCAAGGCCGAGGAGGAGTTCATGGATTTTGCCGAAGAGTCAGTTGATGACATTTTGGCCAAGCACGCTGACCGCAAGAAGGACCCAGAGGAGTGGGATGTTCGGGCGCTGGTTGGTGCGATGCGTGGCTCTTTAGGGATAGACCTGACGGGGGAGCTCGACCCGGCGAAGTACGATTATGAGGATTTCAGGGAGATTCTGATCAAAACCGTCAGGAATGGCTTTAGACAGAAGGAGAAGGAGATCGGAAGGGAGGAGCTGGGGGTCTTGTGTCGGCTCATCATGCTCAGGGTGATCGACCGGGACTTCAAGAACCATCTTCTTGGGATCGACCACATTCGCGAGGGGATTGGGCTTCGCGGCTACGCACAGGTTGATCCGTTGGTCGAGTACAAGCGGGAGAGTTTCGATCTATTTGAGCGGTTGATGTCGGGCATCGCCCGGAGCTCGGTGTTTTACGTTATGACGCTTCAGATGGCTCCTGAGACAGGAAGGCGGCCGTCCCGCAGGCCCGCCCGTCGTCCAGTCCAGACCTCAGATGTCAGTCCAAAGGGGCAGGAAGGCGCCTCAAAGAAACAGCTGGTAAGAATGCAGAAGCAACACGGCAAGATTGGCCGCAACGACCCCTGTCCCTGCGGCAGCGGCAAGAAATACAAGAAGTGCTGCGGCCGAGACGGAGAGCCTCCGGCCGCGTAA
- a CDS encoding 2-oxoisovalerate dehydrogenase, producing MPKESISQVKESPEGGYEAWALGHSIFTEADNLEKLKERVAEAVRCHFDDDEMPTVIRLHVIRREVLTP from the coding sequence ATGCCAAAGGAGAGCATCTCCCAAGTAAAAGAGTCACCGGAGGGCGGCTATGAGGCGTGGGCTCTCGGCCATTCGATCTTCACGGAGGCGGACAACCTGGAAAAGCTGAAAGAGAGGGTCGCGGAGGCAGTCCGCTGTCATTTCGATGACGACGAGATGCCAACCGTCATCCGGTTACATGTGATTCGCAGGGAGGTCCTGACCCCGTGA
- a CDS encoding DUF2283 domain-containing protein, giving the protein MRVSYDPKVDAVYLRFVEGKQEVTTLRLSEDVAIDCDSKGGIVGIEILSAHEYLRFAGDQPLMQFENLAVERVGVS; this is encoded by the coding sequence ATGAGAGTAAGTTATGATCCTAAGGTCGATGCAGTTTACCTCCGGTTCGTGGAGGGCAAGCAGGAGGTTACGACGCTGCGCCTGAGTGAGGACGTTGCGATCGACTGCGACTCTAAGGGTGGAATCGTGGGGATTGAGATACTTTCCGCGCATGAATACCTGAGATTCGCGGGGGACCAGCCGCTAATGCAGTTCGAGAACCTCGCGGTCGAACGAGTCGGCGTGTCTTGA
- a CDS encoding DUF4258 domain-containing protein, producing MVEKRTVLSDHALRQIEERGISKNEVLEAIDKGERVPAKKGRLSFRLNFDFNRRWGGKYYAVKQVVPIVVEEKERLVVVTVYAFYF from the coding sequence ATGGTTGAGAAAAGAACTGTCTTGTCCGATCATGCTTTAAGGCAGATAGAGGAGAGAGGTATAAGCAAGAACGAGGTGCTAGAGGCTATTGATAAGGGCGAAAGAGTCCCTGCAAAAAAAGGACGACTGTCGTTCAGGCTCAACTTCGACTTCAACAGGCGTTGGGGCGGGAAATACTATGCGGTCAAGCAAGTGGTTCCCATTGTTGTTGAGGAGAAGGAGAGATTAGTCGTGGTTACGGTTTATGCTTTCTATTTCTAG
- a CDS encoding M23 family metallopeptidase gives MRSRFYTVMIIPDARSHVRTVLLRRGWILLVLACLLAAIAGVGLLVRAQLIARERIAQVEAQVARLRSEGVSTRQMAQLLGDVDRMKMRVSRVDTKAAQIETMIGLDGELAVGGPDSGRHSDAFSRYYNGKQKELLGEISDELGMLEANLDRQSARADLLMSYLNEHKKLLASIPSITPIDGGWLSSGYGYRRDPFTHRKAFHHGVDIACPVGTPVCITADGVVARVRWYSDWGYAVEVDHGNGFSTWYAHCSKLTRERGDRLERGDVIAQVGSTGRSTGPHLHYEVRINGKAQNPIYYMLDRR, from the coding sequence GTGCGTAGCCGCTTTTACACGGTGATGATAATTCCGGACGCCAGGTCCCATGTCCGGACTGTTCTTCTCAGGCGTGGGTGGATACTACTGGTTCTGGCTTGTCTGTTGGCAGCCATAGCGGGCGTTGGGCTGCTTGTCAGGGCGCAGCTGATTGCGAGGGAGCGGATCGCGCAGGTTGAGGCGCAGGTCGCTCGACTCAGGTCAGAAGGTGTATCTACCCGGCAGATGGCGCAGCTTTTGGGCGATGTGGACCGGATGAAGATGCGGGTCTCGAGGGTTGACACTAAGGCTGCCCAGATCGAGACGATGATCGGTCTGGACGGCGAGCTGGCTGTTGGTGGGCCTGACAGCGGTCGGCATTCGGACGCTTTCTCGCGCTACTACAATGGTAAACAGAAGGAGCTTTTGGGGGAGATCTCGGACGAGCTGGGCATGCTCGAGGCGAACCTGGACCGTCAGAGCGCACGGGCGGACCTGCTCATGTCATACCTTAATGAGCACAAGAAACTCCTAGCCTCGATTCCATCGATAACGCCGATTGATGGCGGATGGCTGTCGTCTGGCTATGGGTACAGGCGGGACCCATTCACTCATCGAAAGGCATTCCATCATGGCGTCGATATCGCTTGCCCGGTAGGCACGCCTGTTTGCATTACTGCTGATGGCGTAGTCGCGAGAGTGAGGTGGTATTCGGACTGGGGCTATGCTGTTGAGGTCGATCATGGGAACGGCTTCTCAACGTGGTATGCCCACTGCTCTAAGCTAACTCGGGAGCGCGGCGACCGGCTCGAGCGGGGCGATGTCATCGCGCAGGTTGGCTCCACGGGCAGAAGCACGGGGCCTCACCTGCACTACGAGGTCCGGATCAACGGCAAAGCGCAAAACCCCATCTACTACATGCTCGACAGGAGATAG